The Acidobacteriota bacterium genome includes a region encoding these proteins:
- a CDS encoding methyltransferase domain-containing protein, whose amino-acid sequence MTGAAEPIDPWFLEHLVCPADRGALQLATGAFECPTGHRFPIVDGVPVMLLESVPATMAGTESSLRRARGEGVDARAPELHLESLGVSDAEKEGIVALARRGGPVDPVVAYLVAATNGLMYRHLIGALDRYPIPDIPLPSGDGRSLLDVGCSWGRWSLAAHAKGYAVVGLDPSLGAVMAARRVARQVGASNRYVVGDARHLPFAPRLFDVTYSYSVIQHLSRADAGKAVRELGRVLKPGGTAKVQMPTRFGVRCLYHQARRRFREGSGFEVRYWTLPELRQLFGSHVGVTRFDADCYFAIGLQLADVSLMPPGLRLVIQASQRMKSASRRWPILVHVADSVFVESVARHGTRP is encoded by the coding sequence ATGACGGGTGCGGCCGAGCCGATCGATCCCTGGTTTCTCGAGCATCTAGTGTGCCCGGCGGACCGCGGTGCCCTGCAACTGGCGACCGGCGCGTTCGAATGCCCAACCGGGCACCGGTTCCCGATTGTCGACGGTGTGCCGGTCATGCTGCTGGAGTCAGTGCCGGCGACGATGGCTGGGACGGAGAGTTCGCTGCGCCGCGCTCGCGGCGAAGGCGTGGACGCGCGGGCCCCGGAGTTGCACCTGGAGTCGCTCGGCGTCAGCGACGCAGAGAAAGAGGGCATCGTCGCCCTGGCTCGCCGCGGCGGCCCGGTCGACCCCGTGGTGGCATACCTCGTGGCGGCGACCAATGGACTGATGTACCGGCACCTGATCGGCGCGCTCGACCGCTACCCGATTCCAGACATCCCCCTGCCCTCTGGCGACGGCCGCTCGCTGCTGGACGTGGGGTGCAGTTGGGGGCGCTGGTCTCTCGCCGCTCACGCGAAGGGGTATGCCGTCGTGGGCCTCGACCCTTCGCTTGGCGCGGTAATGGCAGCGCGCAGGGTCGCGCGTCAGGTGGGCGCGTCGAACCGCTACGTCGTCGGGGATGCGCGCCATCTGCCGTTTGCGCCGCGGCTGTTCGACGTCACCTACTCGTACAGCGTGATTCAGCACTTGTCGAGAGCGGATGCTGGGAAGGCCGTGCGCGAGCTCGGTCGAGTGCTGAAACCGGGCGGCACCGCCAAGGTCCAGATGCCGACCCGGTTCGGCGTTCGCTGCCTCTACCATCAGGCGCGGCGTCGGTTTCGCGAGGGGTCAGGTTTCGAGGTGCGCTACTGGACGCTGCCAGAGTTGCGGCAGCTGTTCGGGTCCCACGTGGGCGTCACCCGATTTGACGCCGACTGCTATTTCGCGATCGGTTTGCAGCTGGCCGACGTGTCGCTGATGCCACCAGGCCTGCGCTTGGTCATTCAAGCCTCCCAGCGTATGAAGTCCGCGAGCCGGCGCTGGCCGATACTGGTTCATGTCGCTGACAGCGTATTCGTTGAGTCGGTCGCGCGTCACGGCACCCGGCCATGA